CTGATATTGTACAATTGCACTTTTCTCCGGTGCGTAttgcattcttttcttttttttgtcatatTCTCCGCGTATGATGTGATAATTGATGATACTATACAGTTTGAGCAGAGAAGTTAAGAGAACAGGATGCTTCCAAACTATCAAGGAAGTGACTTCTTCCTTTCTAACTTTTCCCCTCACCATCAATATTGTCCAACAATATCACACTATTTTCTTGCTATATCTTATGGACAACTAAATAACATTCCACTAAATCATAACAAGTACTATATTTTGGTTTGTGATGCAATATTACTAACTTCTTGACCATCAGGGCCGAGAAAACAAAGGGTAAAATCATGCACAATGTTcgaatgcttcatctctctttaTGTTGTTTAACCTACTGTTTACAGGTAACATTAAGGATGCAAGGTGCTTTTCTTCGAGTGTTTGTGGTGGCTTTGAGTCTGATAGCATATCCAAAGGAGGACATCAGGGTTGAGCAAAGAGAGGATCTGGTCAAGGAGGGCATGCGATGGCATGAAGAAAGGTTGCCAACAGATGAAGGGGAACCAGAGCAGGAAAGGACATATATCAGTGAGGAAGTTAAACCAATAACTGTGCATGATGAACAAAAGGATCCTACCATCCCAGATCAGTCATTCAGTGTTAACAAGTCTTCGAGTGTTTCTCAGTTTAATAATTTCTCACTGGCTGAAAACTCGACCATTGAGAGACAAGGACATTTAACAGAGGAGTATAGTATTGAACACATATTACCAAATGATGGAGATCTTTATTTGGCTGAGGCAGATTTAAGCTTGCCAAAGGGCAAGGGTGAACTTGAAACTCGCTCAAAGACACTGAAAGTAGAAAATGAGGATCAACCAGTTTTGCCTGATGTAAAGAGCTCTTTAAAGCTAGAAACAGATCCTCACTGTCAGATCTGTAAAAAGAGAGAAGGCATTCAGAGAAGTGGCTACTTCTGGGGCCCAAGCATGTTACTGAGGAAAGAAGAACGGATTGACCTGGAAGTATTGAGCTCAGGGCAGAAAGTGCCACCAACAAATCTCCTTGCTGAGACTTCAGAAGAGGACCATTTAAAGACCACTACTGACTGGGGCAGTGATTACCTGTCGTACATGTGGAATGCACTCTTCATTTTCTCCACGATCCGCTTCTTAAGGAAATACCTGACTAGATTTTCCAATCAGCAACATGAATGCAACGCTAATACCATCCTGGTGAACAGCATCTCCAGTGAAGTTTCACTGCCTGACAGCGGTACACTGCATCGCTTTCATGCTCAATGTATTCAACTCCCACCCAACAAGAAATGGAGAGTGGGTGAATTCTTGGAGGGATTCGCAAATGACTTGGTGCAGGCCATGAAGACCACAAGTGACAGAGATGTCGGTATGGTGATAGAAGACTTTCAGATGGTGGAGGGCTCATGCAAGATAATTGTACCCTTTGCAGCACCAGAGCCATATAGTTTTCAATGTCAGCTCAGATCTAATATGCATCCAGACATGCGAGGCTGTGGCAATGTAAAAATGGTGAGAAATGTAAAAAGCCTAAATGGGTGTCACTGTGAAACCTCTAATAAAGGAGACGATATGCTCTGCCTGCTGCATGGTGAGAATGACAAAGTGGAGGCCAAAATTACAGATGTTTACGATGGCCAGCTTTGCATGAAAAGCACCCCCTTTCTCTCAAAATCACAGGTTTCTAAATGGTTTCGGAGCACTGTCAGACAGGCGTGGGCTCAGATATCGCACAAGTACGAGTTTGAGCTGAAGTTTCACAATCTAGATACTCTAGTAGTTCGATTCAGATCAGGGAAGAAGATGAATTTCAACATGAGCCCTGTGGTGAAATTGGACAATACTGATGCTTATTTCTTCATCTCGCCCGGCTACATGAACTCCGACATTTCCTGGACACTTTCCATGACCATCTATGAGAGCGAATTTTTAAAGCATCTCTCAGAGGGCTTGCCCGAAAACTCTTGTCACATTAAAGTTCTTGAGATTATGCACTTTCTTCATAAGAAGCAGACGGTGCTGACCGGAGATTGTTTTCTAGAAGAATTACATTTCAAAACCACGCTGATGCATCTGCTTTTGACCAAGGAGTCGTCTCAGTGGCACCCTGATTTCCTGGCTTGCAGGCTCCAGGACCTGATGGCTCTCATGGAGGAGAGCCTGCGGCGGAGGCTGCTGCGTCACCTCCTCATTGGCAACAAAACGATTCAGACCGGCGTCAAACTGCCCGCTACAGTCGTGGAGACGGCGCCAGTTAATCTCTTCTACCCTCTAGCGGCGGATATCCGTCTCTACACAAACACTGTGCGGCATTTCGAGGAGACACTCAAAAACGCCCATGCGCTTATACAAGAGTATGCGTCAAGCAAATGAAATTGCAAAGCAGTCAAATGGAACCGTTACGTTTTTCAAACCACAACaaggacttggggggggggggggtaaaatgtaTTCATGGCTTAAAGCCGTCAGGTATTCAGTGCAGATGGGCATCTCACCAGAGGCCTCAGTTGTAAATATGCACATTTGTCCTTAAAATGTCCCTTTTTGTCTTGCAGGTAGAAACCTGATGGGCAAGATTTCAGAAAGGGCTTGCAAATCTAACTCTTGCAACCATCAATTACTGTCTCAGAGATAAAGTTAGATGACTGGTTTGAATCCAGGGGTTAGGCTTTACAGCCTCACTATGAGACAAAAATCCATTAATACATTAGAGTATAAAAGAATGACACCTCTGGCTTCCACTCACATTTTGCTGCATCATCCATGTTCATTCCCAAATGTTTGAGTGATCCTAAAACGTCTGCACCACCACCCTTCCTTAACCCAATTTGTGCAGCATTTGTTAGCTAATGCAGTTTAGTTATCTAGATTTTCACAGAATGTGCACCttcaatgcacaaaaaaaaaaacctcaagttCCACTTGCTTTTCTGAGTTGTCGGTTAAAAACCTATGCTTCTGACAAGCCAACTTTACATATGTTGTACCCATGTCAATCCAAACCCAATCAGGATTGGACCAACAACATCCAGTCAGGATAAGGTCAATATACATAAGCAATGTTAGCTACTCGGTAGAAAGTGTGCCATCAATACCAAGCAAATGAGGCTAATTGTTATGTTCAAATTCACCCAACAgttgtgctcccccccccccccccatctgtaatGCTGCTCATTACACCAGTGATTGAATAATATGGATTAAAGACTGTTAAACACATTTGTATTTATTGAATAAAAAACTTGGTTACATCTCCAAAGATCAATACTTGGGTTCATTAAACTACTTTTTAGAGCCATGCTCCCACAAGGTGAGCAAGTCCTCATCGTCTCCCTCGTTGATCCAGTTGGGTTCAAAAGATTTGAACTGGGGCTCAGACTCGTCTTTTTCATGCTTGCTGTAGTCAACTTGCCAAGAATGACTCGAGACCATGGCCCTGGAAGCTGAACATTTCATGACGGTAACACATACCATTCATCTGAAGAGTAGCCAAACTCCAATCCCATCAATATTACCTATAGTGTGTGGGATGTGGCTGCAGTACCATAATGGCAGCAGACTCAGATTATGAAGGAAAAATGTCACATCATGGATTTTATAAAAATTAGTCCTGCAGTGCTCACATGAAAGCAATCTACTAGCCTTGGAAATGTGTACAATATTTGAGGATGCTCACCCTTTGGTAGTACTGTGGAGCAGGAGGAGTCACAGCAGATGCACACCGAGTCGTCACCATACAACTCCTTCCACCTAAGGACATTAGGAATCAGTTTAGGTGTTGGCATACAAAATTGAAGTCATTTTAGTGACCTTACTTTTTGGTAGCCGAGTCATAATTGCAGGCTTTCCAACTTGGAGTTGGAGGTGTTGTGCCCAAAGTGATCTCGCAGTGCATGTAGAGGCGCTAGAAGTACAAACAACTGTTAAAGCATACAGTAAAGctgcagaggaaaaaaaagaaaagtaaaaaaaaagtggcTCAATTACCACCTTTGGTGAAGCCAAATTGGAAGCCATGTCTTGAAATACAAAAGCACCAATGCGGAACTTCTGGCTCAACTTGGAGGTGTGAGTAAGGAACTTGGACTGTTCAGTCATCTTGCCATCAATCATACAACtgccataaaaataaaaaaataaaaagttaaaaacCTTTAAATTTGTAACAAAAACACTTAATTCAGAATTTACCCTTGGTTGTCAATCACTGCATATTTTTGTGCCGAGTTGGGGTCCGAAGTCGCCGTCACGAAGCACTTGTTAACATAAACCCTTGGGTCTCCAGACGTCTGGGCTGCTGTGTAAGACAGTTTGGCCTCAAAATACATCGGCTGTCCTAGTGTGTACATTTTGGATCCAGTGATCTCTTGTCCTGATGCTGAAAGAGCAAAGTCACCATGTCACTTTTTGTAACAGAGTGGCATGTACATACAGCATTAAGAGTCAAGAGATTGAGCACTTAAGTGCATATTTGAACCCTGTCCCCAACATCAGGCATGCAAGCTGTTAGGCACTGCCACCAAGTAAGCATTGGTTGGAAAGCCTTTTTAAAGTTTCCCAAAGCTGTATACTGCATATTTCAAAAAGCTTCAAGCACTAACAGCTGTGTCCTATGCAACATGGTAAATGGCACTTGAGCAAATACCTCAGACTCCCAGACAGCAATTCCTGTGTGCAAACCACAATGATAGTATCCTTGTGCTGGCCTGCCTTGTACTTCATAGGGTGTTGAAATTAGTTTATATAAAGCTATGCTATTCCCTGATGTGCACCATGTTTACGCAAGACCTTGGCTATTTGGTAGGACCATCTTTTCTTCCTGCAACACAGCCATTTAACTCTTTAAATGGTTAATTTCAAATTTAGacttgtagcccccccccccccgccgcccccaacTCTGAAGTCTTGGTCCTAGCGCAACAAGGGTTGAATTGAAACCCCAGCCCCATGAGTGAAGAAAAATTTTCTTAGGTCTAAAATGAACCATTAGAAGCCTGGAAAGACACCAAGTCTGCATTGTTCTGTAGCACATTGGCACAACAGGGGCCATAAATTTCTATTTAAAACTGGGAGAGTTCCATTTTGAAAGCAGACATACCATCTTGAGGGATGAGGAGCACACCAGTTTGAGATTTGAGTCCTTTGAAGACTGTGCCTCCCTGTAGCTTGGGGTAGAAGCCAACTCTATAGGAGTGATGAATCCTGGAACAGTTGAACACAATACAACTTAACAGAAGTGAGAACACTTCAGATGGCCATGCCATCATCTAGAAAACGTGATAGTGCAAGATCCCCAATTTATTGGTTATACAATGCAACCAGCCATGTTTCCACATCTCTGTAGTGGATTTCTGACAAAGCAACCATCAGCTTTACAAATCATTTAGACTAAAGACAAGTACATACATTTCTTTATCTTCATTCCATAATTTTTTTTAAGAGTGGATTTAAATGTTTAGAAGTGTAAGGGAATTCTAACCTGTGGTAGTTGCATTGAACAGGTATTTGGAATGGAAGCTCCCTCACAATCGGAGAAGTAGGATCAGGCTTAAAGGACACCACATTGTTAAAGGACACATAGTCCGCATAACTCtggaaaattaaaacaaaataaaagtcaGTAGTTGACACCAATGGCAATTTGGTTGGGAAAGGCATTCAGGCAATAGTCAAAGAAATTGGCTAAAACAGTCTAGCGATTCTAAAAGGCACATGGACACACAAACCTGTCTATTGAATCCACAATTAGTTTTCAGCAGATACAGAAGGTAGTAGTGCTCTTCAGTGGCTGCATTAACTGGACAGGTGCCCAGTGTTAAGTATTTGTATGCTGTCTTACTTTGAAAGAGCGCTCTTTTAACTCTCACATACATTCTATCAACATGGCACAGCAGCTCAACTGAGTCTGGCTTGCTCGTTGTAGCAGTGGTTGCAGGGCCAGCAGTGACAAGCAGCATATGCTTGACAGACTCAGGCAATGGTCTAGTACCCTTCTCCGGCTTAAACCGTTCCTTTTGGTCCGCAGAGGCTGGGATACGTAGATACTCAGGAACTCTCCTGGCTTCGAACCCACTCCTCCAGAATTTGGCCTTGGGTGTTATCTCTTGAGCTTTTTCAGCAGCTATCGCTCTCTTCATCTCATTCCATTCAAATTCAGGATCCCGAATAAATGGACCATATTCAGTAACACCTCGAAATGTATGACAATAAGCAGAGCAACACATAAGCAGGAAAAACCCAACTATGAACAGGCCCATTGTGCATTAGTCTGGCGGTTAAAACTCACTAAACCCTGCCTTGATGAGATTAACAGAAAGAAAGGCATGAACCCTGATTTATATAATGTGCAAGTGATAATTGTCACAGCTGGTGATAATGCTAATTGAGGACAACCAGTGAGAAGTAATCAACGATTTTGACGCGATCCGCCaataagaagaggaagaggaagaaaaagaagacacaAAAGCAGTGGTAATCAGTGATCATTACGTTTACAATCTAGTAATTTGAACTTTAACTTTCCTTTATTACTGTCAGCAACTATTTGACTTCCCCAAGTTAAGAGTTTAATAAATTAGCCACAAAAAAAAGTACAGGAACGAAATGGGTGGGGCGTTTTACCAGCACCGGATGTTGTCAAGTTGTTGATGTCAGAACCAGGAAGTTCATACACAGTTTCGTGTAGACGTTTGTTGTGCTGTTTTACTGATCGTAGTGTGAAATTTTCGTTATTAAATTAGAGTATCCCTGATTTGATCTAACTGGTAAAGCTTCATCTCTTTAGTTTCTTCGGGATAAAACCTATTGGTGGTAGAATGAACCGTTGGCGTCTGTGTTAGCCGGCTAGCTAATAAACCAGCTAACAACTCggaacgtttttttttgtttttttttttgtttttgttttgtcttttgagAGGTAGCTAGCGTTAATTGCAGCCTGCATTCTAACACGGTTTTAATGCTAGTAGGTTTGGGACTGACTGGTTTCGCCATCAGCCCGAAGAGTTGCCCTTTGTCGAGCTCAAAGCTCCTTTGTCGCTGGAGCCAATGCGTGGGACAATGGGAACCCAGGGCAGTCCTGTCAAAAGTCACGATTATCTTCTTAAATTCCTGCTGGTGGGAGATAGCGATGTTGGTAAAGGAGAGATTTTGGACAGTTTGCAAGATGGATCAGTCGAGTCTCCCTATGCCTACAGCAGTGGTGAGTAGCGATGCACATTGAAAGACACAGGCCTTTTACGTTTCCCGAGGAGCTGAAATGAGATTTTTGTAAATTTTCAGGGATCGACTACAAGACAACCACAATCCTGCTGGACGGAAGGAGGGTGAAATTAGAGCTGTGGTAAGGACACTGAGCATCTTTGGTTTGTGAAATCACAAATGACTGCCTTATTGAACAAAGATATCAAGCAAGACAACCCGCTTCTGTTTCTCAACAGGGACACCTCAGGGCAAGGCAGATTCTGCACCATCTTCAGGTCTTACTCTCGTGGGGCGCAGGTGAGAAATGTTTGAAATATATTCCTGACTTCCTGCTCATACTGAAGCTTACATTTGAAATGAAGTTGGAATGTTTTGACTGGTAAATATTTCCCTGCTCCTCCACCTCTTGTGTCCCCAAAGGGCATTCTGCTTGTGTATGACATTACTAATGGTTGGTCGTTTGATGGCATTGACCGCTGGATCCGGGAGATAGATGAGGTAAATTATGCCATCTGACTCCAACGTTTATATGTGGGTTGTAGAGAGATCGAGATTACAAATGGCAGCCCAGAGGCATTTCTTTGGAAATGCAATTAATATGTTATTCAAGCCTTTTTTGCGGTTCTCCAAGTACACGTACAAGTATTTAAAAGGTGCtgtttttaatattttggctttccTGGAGTATAatttgactagtaaatatcagctgGGGTTGTTGATTGGTAATAATTGAAACAAAAGATATCAGTCCTCAGCAAACTGCAGATGTTGGCAGACTTGTTGATCATCTGCTACCCTTCTGTTTGTTTGCCTTGCTTACTATGCGCGGTTGTTTTTATTTCCATTTCTGAACAATAGAGGTCAGGATTCATGTAGAATTATGCACAGAACAATTAAGAGTCCTTGCTCTGCTTCCATCAGCATGCTCCAGGCGTACCGAGGATACTGGTGGGAAACCGACTTCACCTGGCTTTCAAACGGCAGGTCCCAACAGAGCAGGCAAGGGCTTATGCAGAAAAGAACAGTATGACCTTCTTTGAGGTCAGCCCATTGTGCAACTTCAATGTCATCGAGTCCTTCACAGAACTGTCGCGCATTGTGCTAATGAGGCATGGCATGGAGAAATTCTGGAGGCCCAACAAAGGTTAGGAGATTAAGACATCAATTACTACACATCGGTTCTCTTAGTGCAGGAGCGTttgtatttatctattttttttataCTGTTATGATATCCAGAGTATgagaccattaaaaaaaaaagtgtcattcATATTGTTAAAATGTGATGCACAATTCAAGATGCCAGCTAGTTCATATAAGAATATATAAAATATTCATCTCTGAATTTGTTTGGTTCTCCAGTCTTCAGCCTCCAGGACCTGTGCTGCCGTTCGATTGTCTCCTGCACACCGGTCCATCTCATTGACAAGCTGCCTCTCCCTGTGGCCATCAAGTCCCACCTTAAGTCTTTCTCTATGGCTAATGGCATGAATGCTGTCATGATGCATGGACGCTCCTACTCGGTGACTGCCAGTGCTGCTTCAGGCAGttccagcggcagcagcagcaaagGCAGTAGCCTCAAACGCTCCAAGTCTTTCAGGCCTCCGCAGAGCCCCCCAAAGAGTATGTCATCCTCCAAGGGGAACTGTAAAATATCGTAGTTACGGTGTGGCAGACAGTCGGTTTTCCCTCACGGGGGCCATTATAAAATTCACTGGTGCTCCTTGAGGTCGCAGGACCAGAAGAGAgtctcagcagctgctgcagccttcatcggAGAGGAATTAAGCTGTGAGTTTACAGTGACCTTTGGCACCTGGCTTGGATGGTTGGATGGGGTTCTGCTCTCTTAAAGTTTATTGGAGCCCTCTCGTGGATGTCTCTTTACTTGTTCCCTCGTACCGACATTGGCCCACTGTGATAGGATAAAGCAGTCATTGGGACCAAAAGCGGATGTGAGTCAAACGGAAGATTATCATTCACCATTTAACACTAAAATAAGTGGTGGGAAATGGGTTGTTTTTATATGAAAGGGATTGTTTATTAATTATTACAACTAAGACTTGTGATTGTAAATATAAATGCTAGTACTTGTGGCCCGTTTTCAGCATTTGTTTTCGGGAATCTGTGCTTGAATGTTTTGGGAGAATTGCTGTgttttgcattttatttatgtCTCCGCTAGCCTTTATTCTTTAACATTCTCCATTTGGCCCTGTTCAAAATCTCCTTCACAAGTTTTGGCTGTGGGGTTATTTAAAGATCTTATTTATACTTACTTTAGTCTTAAAAATTGGATGCGACAAGCATTCCTACACAATCCAGGTTGGTGTATTTGAAAGTGTCTGTGAAGCCTCctagattttttttaactgttgttAAGTTTTCCTCCATTTCCGTCAGTTTTTGCATCTTATTTATATCTGTTGCTCTTCTTATTGATAACTTTATCCCAAGTATTATTTAAACCACAATAGGTGAAATGTAGACTGTACATCTAATTCCATATATGGTTTGATACTTAACCTGGCTCAATTTGACAATTACATAATCAACCTGTTTTTTTGGTAATCTCCAACAAGTAGCCTTATGCTTGGAAGGATGCAAAGAGCATTTGGTGCTAATGAGGACATCTAAATCCAGGTCTTGTTTCTAGTACTGTTCATTTCTGGTCTTCATTACAATGCTGCTGTTCCAATCATATCTTGGTTCATGAAGGGGATACGCAGGCTTATATAATATAACAGTTTTTGCATATGCAGGCTACCTATTTGGTTGTGAATGTAAAAAATGTCTTTGTATTCCTGTTTTGTAGTCATCAGTTATGATTTGAGAGAACTAATCAGAGGTGGACAGTAACAAGTAATAGGTGTTGTGCCGTTACACTCAAAAagattattttttaattttaaatAGAGTTTCAATCAGCTTGTATTGAACCATTCACTTCAACTTCCTTGTACAATTACGTTCTACACGGACACTTTATTTTTGGATGTAACTTCCCCCAACTGATGTTGTAACTTTTGTTGACATGAACTACAAAAGAATCATTCGTACACCTTCACAATGACTCAGAGAAGTAGCCTGTACACAAAATGGTTATGTTTTTAATGGAAGATTTTGTAACATGCAGAAAATTTGAACTCTCCTCCCCccattcattattttttttagaGTAAACCCCCTTTTTAAATTGTATGATTTTAAAACAAATAGACTAATTCATCCAAGAATAATAGTTACTCTTGAATCGTCCTTTATTCTTTCCACCTCTGATCAGGGCGTTTCCTCTGACGCAGTGCCAGTGTTATGGTCAGGTATTGCATAGGAGCAAATTACCGTGATGTTTCCGGTTGCTGTGCCTGTTCATATGGTGCATGACAGGAAGTAGTACGACACCGGGACGAAACCTATTGGGTAAAGATTTTAAAGCACAGTCTGTGTATGTTTTGACAGTGTGGGCCGATTGTAATCAGCGCTGTCTCCATAGAGTTGTAGAAACGGTATATTGAACTGTACTTTTGTATGCATTTGCTGCCTTCAGAGCAACATTAGTCTCCAGTCAGAATAAAGGGTAAAAGCACATACTGAGAGCGCATTTCCGTTGAATTGCCATCGAAATTAAAAGCGACTTGTCTTCGACCACGTTCTGTGATGAGTGACGTTCACATTATCAAAGTCAGCGCTTGAATTGTGggaatgtttttgtgtgtgcgcccccccccccagcctatgCGGTTATTGGATGTCATGCTCAAGTGCAATAAAAGCaagagatgtgggtgtgtgtgtgtgggggggggggggctgaatagATTATAGCAACTCTCGTGTTATTGGCCAGTGGTGGATAACCGGGACATATTGAAGGCCTTGAATGCGTCGCGGTCAAAAGTCGCCCAAAGGTTGAGGGGTCACCTTGCATGAAAAGGAGGGGAGCCGCTTCTCACAGGCCGGGGATGAGTCGCACGCTATTGAAAATGGGTCGCTTTACGTTTTCCCACCTGACCGTGGTATCTGGGAGCTTCGTGTGAACGAGGCATGGCCAGCACACCGACGTCTAGACAAGAGGAACGTAAACAACACGTTTTATTTTGCTATGATTCTCCCACAAAGCGATGtatgcccccctcctcctcctcctcacccctcCCCTGCACGTTTAGTTACTCATCTGTCCGGTTTTACGATAGATGGCACATTTTGCGCAACTTTATTATGCAAGTTTCAGCCGTCCGCTCTCGGCTTTCTTACGATTTTTGGGAACTTGATGAGTTGCAGCCATCCCACCCCCCGATGTAGCTGATTTATAAAACTATGGCGATTCTTGTCCCATCTGTAGACACGCGAAGCAGTGCGTTTCCCAAGGGGAATGGCGGGACTCCATGGGCCCgcatttgttgttgttggtgcatTTTACCGACGTCGTCCCGCGTTTTTCTTTGATGTTTTTACAATGTTTGTCCAGTTGCTTGGGTGCATGGTGTTCCTTCATAAAAGTTTCAGACGCTGGAGGAGCATGGGGGCGGTCATAGGGACTGCCCTTTCCACCTCCATTCATTCTGAAAGACTGATGTTGCGCCCTTTTTCCTCATTGTGCGGTATGGTCCGCTTTATCTCGCTcctctagcagaccgatttgaaTGAAAAAATCGCACCAaacttttgttttttcttcttcttccccctctGGAGAGTTTGGCGTTGATGTTTGTGAGATTTCATTTATTTCCCCACACACATGACTGGGATCTGTCGTTCTGTAAATGTCCTGCATATGGAAACACGTTTTGGGTCGCTGGGAGTGGGTTATTAATTGTTTTCTCTGCGAGACACAAGACGGCGTCCACATCCAGAATCGAAACGGACGATTTTTATTGACTGTAAGAATATTTCTGTACTCGGAGACCTGAAAGAGGAATGGGATTTGTCAGGGGTTGATTTAcgggagagaggaaaagaaaaaaaccaacaATGTGCAAACTTACTCTTGAACAATGGAAGGGTGGATGTAAACACGATGAAAACTGGCAACATGTACTCGGTTTAAATAAACCGTCTTCGGGGAGGTTAAATGTGCTGTTCTTCGTGGTCGTCTACGCGTTACCCGAACTTTCTTTCAGTGCAAGTCTTGCAGGATCTCCAATTGAACATCCAGGAGTTTGTCCCAACAAGCTTAACGCCAACCTGTGGGTGGATGCTCAAAGCACCTGCGAGAGAGAATGCAACGTCGACGAGGTGACTAACGTGATCTTGATAATCCCAAATCGTAGTCTCATAAATCGCACAAAATCGTATTTGATTTAGTTTTGTACTTTCATTTTATTCTTAGATGTTTGCAGTTAACTGATCGTGGCTTCAATATAACCCACATGTGTGTCAAGTAAATCCCGTTTTCATGATATTTTGTACAGGATTGTGCCGAGTTTGAGAAGTGCTGCACCAACGTGTGTGGTCTGAACAGCTGTGTAGCTGCACGTTTCTCCGACGGCCCACTTGTCCAACCAGACGGACAAGCTGGAGGGAAGGCGGAGGGGTCCACGGCTACCTGTCAAGGTTTTATCTGCAGTCAGCAGGGAGCGACCTGTGACATCTGGGAGGGCCAGCCGATCTGCAAGTGCCAGGACCGCTGTGAGAAAGAGCCCAACTTCACCTGTGCCTCAGATGGCCTCACCTATTTCAACCGCTGCTACATGGATGCCGAGGCCTGCATCCGGGGGGTGACTCTGACTGTGGTTACCTGCCGCTTCTACCTTGCCGGGCCCCATACCAGTCCTCTGCCTCAGGACACCACGGCCTACCCAACGCCCACCTCCTCGCTGGAAGACCCCATGCCCCCCACACTGTTCTCCAATCCTAGTCACCAGTCTATCTATGTGGGGGGTACTGTCAGCTTCCACTGTGACGTGATTGGAGTCCCAAGACCAGACGTGACATGGGAGAAGCAGAGTGAGCGACGTGAGCGGCTTGTCATGAGGCCAGACCAAATGTATGGCAATGTGGTCATCACTAACATCGGCCAGCTTGTTATTTACAGTGCCCAGGTTTGGGATACTGGCATCTACACCTGCATTGCACGGAATGCTGCAGGGGCTCTCCGTGCTGACTATCCACTGTCCGTTATACGTCGGGCAGACGATGACTTCTCTGAAGATCCCGAGATGCCCATGGGGCGTCCATTCTCACCAGCAGACTGCTTGGCTGAAGTTG
This genomic stretch from Lampris incognitus isolate fLamInc1 chromosome 5, fLamInc1.hap2, whole genome shotgun sequence harbors:
- the wfikkn1 gene encoding LOW QUALITY PROTEIN: WAP, Kazal, immunoglobulin, Kunitz and NTR domain-containing protein (The sequence of the model RefSeq protein was modified relative to this genomic sequence to represent the inferred CDS: substituted 1 base at 1 genomic stop codon), which translates into the protein MCKLTLEQWKGGCKHDENWQHVLGLNKPSSGRLNVLFFVVVYALPELSFSASLAGSPIEHPGVCPNKLNANLWVDAQSTCERECNVDEDCAEFEKCCTNVCGLNSCVAARFSDGPLVQPDGQAGGKAEGSTATCQGFICSQQGATCDIWEGQPICKCQDRCEKEPNFTCASDGLTYFNRCYMDAEACIRGVTLTVVTCRFYLAGPHTSPLPQDTTAYPTPTSSLEDPMPPTLFSNPSHQSIYVGGTVSFHCDVIGVPRPDVTWEKQSERRERLVMRPDQMYGNVVITNIGQLVIYSAQVWDTGIYTCIARNAAGALRADYPLSVIRRADDDFSEDPEMPMGRPFSPADCLAEVDQRECSTEHHVDWYYDSKQGTCVAFSNSGCEDSRNRFETFEECQASCQREGMGICSLPAVQGPCRAWEARWAWNSLMKQCQAFVFGGCHGNSNSFRSKKECEANCPQPKNKPCRTCRVKAKMVPSLCRSDFAIVGRLTELIEDLDSGIARFSLEEVLRDEKMGLAFFNTKHLEVTLAKIDWSCPCPNITMEDSPFLVMGIVHDGMAIIQPDSYVRPITERRVKRIRDMLDKKTCGMXERIQD
- the zp3c gene encoding zona pellucida sperm-binding protein 3, whose protein sequence is MGLFIVGFFLLMCCSAYCHTFRGVTEYGPFIRDPEFEWNEMKRAIAAEKAQEITPKAKFWRSGFEARRVPEYLRIPASADQKERFKPEKGTRPLPESVKHMLLVTAGPATTATTSKPDSVELLCHVDRMYVRVKRALFQSKTAYKYLTLGTCPVNAATEEHYYLLYLLKTNCGFNRQSYADYVSFNNVVSFKPDPTSPIVRELPFQIPVQCNYHRIHHSYRVGFYPKLQGGTVFKGLKSQTGVLLIPQDASGQEITGSKMYTLGQPMYFEAKLSYTAAQTSGDPRVYVNKCFVTATSDPNSAQKYAVIDNQGCMIDGKMTEQSKFLTHTSKLSQKFRIGAFVFQDMASNLASPKRLYMHCEITLGTTPPTPSWKACNYDSATKKWKELYGDDSVCICCDSSCSTVLPKASRAMVSSHSWQVDYSKHEKDESEPQFKSFEPNWINEGDDEDLLTLWEHGSKK
- the LOC130112933 gene encoding inositol 1,4,5-trisphosphate receptor-interacting protein encodes the protein MQGAFLRVFVVALSLIAYPKEDIRVEQREDLVKEGMRWHEERLPTDEGEPEQERTYISEEVKPITVHDEQKDPTIPDQSFSVNKSSSVSQFNNFSLAENSTIERQGHLTEEYSIEHILPNDGDLYLAEADLSLPKGKGELETRSKTLKVENEDQPVLPDVKSSLKLETDPHCQICKKREGIQRSGYFWGPSMLLRKEERIDLEVLSSGQKVPPTNLLAETSEEDHLKTTTDWGSDYLSYMWNALFIFSTIRFLRKYLTRFSNQQHECNANTILVNSISSEVSLPDSGTLHRFHAQCIQLPPNKKWRVGEFLEGFANDLVQAMKTTSDRDVGMVIEDFQMVEGSCKIIVPFAAPEPYSFQCQLRSNMHPDMRGCGNVKMVRNVKSLNGCHCETSNKGDDMLCLLHGENDKVEAKITDVYDGQLCMKSTPFLSKSQVSKWFRSTVRQAWAQISHKYEFELKFHNLDTLVVRFRSGKKMNFNMSPVVKLDNTDAYFFISPGYMNSDISWTLSMTIYESEFLKHLSEGLPENSCHIKVLEIMHFLHKKQTVLTGDCFLEELHFKTTLMHLLLTKESSQWHPDFLACRLQDLMALMEESLRRRLLRHLLIGNKTIQTGVKLPATVVETAPVNLFYPLAADIRLYTNTVRHFEETLKNAHALIQEYASSK
- the LOC130112629 gene encoding ras-related protein Rab-40C-like; this encodes MRGTMGTQGSPVKSHDYLLKFLLVGDSDVGKGEILDSLQDGSVESPYAYSSGIDYKTTTILLDGRRVKLELWDTSGQGRFCTIFRSYSRGAQGILLVYDITNGWSFDGIDRWIREIDEHAPGVPRILVGNRLHLAFKRQVPTEQARAYAEKNSMTFFEVSPLCNFNVIESFTELSRIVLMRHGMEKFWRPNKVFSLQDLCCRSIVSCTPVHLIDKLPLPVAIKSHLKSFSMANGMNAVMMHGRSYSVTASAASGSSSGSSSKGSSLKRSKSFRPPQSPPKSMSSSKGNCKIS